CGTATTTAATTGTTATTCTTTTATTATAGATGTTTTTATAGGAGGAATAATAATGACTATACAAGTTAATGACCAAGCACCAAATTTTGAATTGGAGAACGAAGAGGGAAAGACCGTACAATTATCAGATTTTCAGGGGAAATACGTGGTGCTGTACTTTTATCCAAAGGACATGACACCTGGATGTACAACAGAAGCGTGTGACTTTCGCGATCACCATGAAAGTTTTGAGAACTTAGATGCTGTTATTGTAGGAATAAGCCCAGATCCACAAGATAAACATCAAAAGTTTAAAGAAAAGCACGATCTCCCTTTTATGCTTTTAGTAGATAAAGATCATCAAGTGGCTGAGAAATATGGGGTGTGGAAGCTTAAAAAGAATTTTGGAAAAGAATACATGGGAATTGAGAGATCAACATTTGTCATTGATAAAGAAGGAAAGTTAATTAAAGAGTGGAGAAAAGTCCGAGTGAAAGGACATGTTGAAGAGGCGTTGAAATTTATCGAGGATCAATCATAACTTCAAAAAATAAAATGATAATCATTACAATTAAAATTTATAATATATGGAAATGAAAACGTGTTTATTGACAATAGTCACAGTACAGAGTTAAACTAATTATAAAGATTATAATATAAGAATATTTTAAACTAAGTAGAAAGTAGTCTTTGTTCCTTGGTTGCTTAAACACAAATGAAGTAAGTTAAAAGTGGGGTGCATGACGATGCCAGAAGAGATGTTAAAAGATGCGCTTGATTCACTAAAAGGGACTGGAGTTAGAATAACTCCACAACGTCATGCGATTTTAGAGTATTTAGTTAATTCTTCTATCCATCCAACTGCTGATGATATTTACAAAGCGCTCGAAGGAAAATTTCCAAACATGAGTGTGGCTACGGTTTATAACAACTTAAGAGTATTTAGAGAAATAGGACTTGTAAAAGAATTAACCTATGGTGATGCTTCAAGCAGATTTGATTTTGTAACTTCTGATCATTATCACGTCATTTGCGAAGAATGTGGAAAAATAGTCGACTTTAGTTACCCAGGATTAGATGAAGTTGAAGCATTAGCTGCTCATGTGACTAACTTTAAAGTGAGTCATCATCGCATGGAAATTTACGGGACTTGTGAAGATTGCCAAAAAAAAGAAAAACATTAAAAGTGCCTAACTGCTTTCGTTAGGTGCTTTTTTTTGTTAGGTATAACTTCACCTTCAAGTGCGTATTCAAAAAGTAAGGAAAAAGAGCACTGAATAGAGAAGCTGAAATCCTTTGCTCACACTAGGGCGAGCATAACGTGAAGGTGTTCTTTACCTTCACTAAGTGTTTGACTATTTCAGAAGATTAACTAATACAATGGATCATCAACTAAGAACGGCCACGTCCTGTGACTAACGATGATGCCAGGCCATCGTAGGACTTTTTGAACAACCTCTTTAAATGATGTGTAAATCAACTAAACACATGTAGGAGGTTAGTGAATCTAAGCCCTTCCTAGGAATATGATTTAATTGAAAAAATAGGCATGAATATCTCTCGCCATGAGGTCCATGCCTATTGATCAATTTGAATTCTTGTTCTAGTGCAGATGATACTTTGACAACCCATTAACTTTAGAAGTTATTCTATTAAATCTATCACATGACAATCTTTGGCGCTTCTTAATCAGTTGTTAGCTTCTTTTTCTGATTATAACTTTCATCAAATTCTTTTCCTTCTAAACTTTTATCCAATGTAAGAGGTTCGTTACAATGCATACACATGTCAACTCTTCCGAGAATTTTGGTCGTTTTTTCACAAGATGGACAGGTGACTTGAACTGCCTTTGTTGATAGCATGCCAATCCAAAAATATATGACGACAGATGCAATTATTGCTAAAAATCCTAGTAGCATAAAAGTGGTCATTATAATTGCATTCCCTCGGAAAAACACGCCACCGTACATAATGAACATTCCAATGAAAATCAAGCTTAACGCGAATGTGCGAATTTTATTTATTTTGCTAGAGTATTTTTTAGCCATATTAAACCCTCCTTTGATAAATATAGCACATACCCTTTTAAAGAGGGAAAGAAATCGAGTCAATGTAATAATCTACAATAGAATTTAAATAAATTCGATTTATTTGAAAGGAATAGTTGAAATAGATGTCGAAATTTTGCATAATCAAATGTGCTGCTCAAAAAATATGAAGTGCTAATTTTTGATTAATGACGTCAATCTTGGTTAACATGAAAGGTTTTTAGTCCTAGATATGTTTTTCTAGCCTATGTCGAATTTTGAAGGTAAAAAACTGTATGTAATGAAGGTTATGGAAAAAATAAGAAATCAAGAAGGTTTTATTCGATTTTTGTTGAAGGATTATTGAATAAATATTGAATAAATAGCGTGTTCAAGATTGAAATTTTGAATGTGTAATCGTGTCCTTCGAATTATGAAAAAGAAATAAAGTGAATGGGGGAATAATAATGGAAAATTTGCTTCGCCCACTATATCAAGAACGTGCTAGCAATAAAAATACATTGTCGATTATTTTAATAGAGAAAAAAGATCAAACTTCACCACAAACAGATAATATGGAAATTAATTTGCTTGTTATTGTATCTGATGAAACTCCATCGATAGTAAAACATTATTTAATTAAAGATCAAAGAGCTGCATTACATATTGTTTCAGAGAAAGAGATAAATAAAATGATTCTTTTAGGAACTAATCGTCGGATTGTTGATTGGGTGCTAAATGGAAAAGTATTATTTGATCGAAATGATTTTCATGCGAATTTGTTGGAGAGATTAAGGGTTTTTCCTTTTGAAGAAAGGAAATTAAAGATTGGTATTGAGTATGCAAAATTAATAAGGCGTTATTTAGAAGGGAAAGCTTTTTTTGAAAAAGGT
This portion of the Bacillus carboniphilus genome encodes:
- the bcp gene encoding thioredoxin-dependent thiol peroxidase; its protein translation is MTIQVNDQAPNFELENEEGKTVQLSDFQGKYVVLYFYPKDMTPGCTTEACDFRDHHESFENLDAVIVGISPDPQDKHQKFKEKHDLPFMLLVDKDHQVAEKYGVWKLKKNFGKEYMGIERSTFVIDKEGKLIKEWRKVRVKGHVEEALKFIEDQS
- a CDS encoding YgzB family protein codes for the protein MAKKYSSKINKIRTFALSLIFIGMFIMYGGVFFRGNAIIMTTFMLLGFLAIIASVVIYFWIGMLSTKAVQVTCPSCEKTTKILGRVDMCMHCNEPLTLDKSLEGKEFDESYNQKKKLTTD
- the perR gene encoding peroxide-responsive transcriptional repressor PerR, yielding MPEEMLKDALDSLKGTGVRITPQRHAILEYLVNSSIHPTADDIYKALEGKFPNMSVATVYNNLRVFREIGLVKELTYGDASSRFDFVTSDHYHVICEECGKIVDFSYPGLDEVEALAAHVTNFKVSHHRMEIYGTCEDCQKKEKH